A window of Fusarium falciforme chromosome 1, complete sequence genomic DNA:
CCGCAGCTAACGAAGGCCTTATCAAGATGGAGGATATCGATCAAGCTGCAGAGAACATGCTCACCTTGGTAGAGCGACTCAAGGGAAGCGACATGTCACCAGAGGAACCCGAGCGGGAAGATGATCGAAAAGAGACACGAGAACTCATCCGAGCTGCTGGACATGAAGGACTCACGCTCCTCAAAAACGACGATGGCATTCTCCCGCTGTGTCCCAAGTCTACCAAGGTTGCTGTCATTGGACCAAACGCCAACAGAGCCATCGCCGGCGGTGGTGGAAGTGCAAGTCTGAACCCGTACTACAACACGATTCCTCTCGACAGCATCCGCAAGGTATCCCAGAAGAAGGTCACTTTTGCCCAGGGGTGTTATATCCACAAGTGGCTCCCCGTTGCGTCCGAGTATTGCACCGACAAGTCTGGTAAGCCTGGTGTCAACATTGACTGGTTCGCGGGCGACAAGTTCGAAGGAAGTCCCGTGGTGATACAGCGAAGGACGAACACggatctcttcctctgggATTCGGCGCCCCTTCAGCAGGTTGGTCCTGAGTGGTCTGCCATTGCTACTACGTACCTCACACCAAAGACTACCGGCAAGCACACCATCAGCTTCATGAGTGTAGGTCCCGGGAAGCTATACGTCAACGGGCAGTTGGTCCTGGATCTGTGGGAGTGGACTGAAGAGGGAGAGGCAATGTTTGACGGCTCGGTGGACTACctcgtcgacgtcgacatGGAAGCAGACAAGGCAGTCGAACTCCGCGTGGAAATGACCAACGAACTCCGTCCCATCtcgaagcagaagcagtTTGGTATCACGCACAAGTACGGCGGCTGCCGCATCGGATTCAAGGAACAAGACCGAGTCGACTACATCCAGGAGGCGGTCGAGACGGCTCGAGCGGCAGATGTGGCTGTGGTGATTGTTGGAGTGGATGCCGAGTGGGAATCAGAGGGTTATGATCGCCAGACTATGGACTTGCCTGTTGATGGGAGTCAGGACAGGCTCATCGAAGCCGTGGTGAAAGCGAACCCACGAACCATTGTCGTCAACCAATCTGGCAGCCCGGTTCATATGCCCTGGGCAGACCATGTTCCCGTCATCATCCAAGGATGGTACCAAGGACAGGAAGCAGGAAATGCTCTCGCAGATGTCTTGTTTGGCATCCAAAACCCCAGCGGCAAACTCCCAGTGAGTTCATTTATCCAGTCCTAACGCCCCTGCTAACAACACCACAGGCAACCTTCCCCAAGCGAATCGAACACACTCCAGCCTGGCACACCTGGCCCGGCGAGAACCACAAAGTCCTCTACGGCGAAGGCCTCTACATCGGCTACAGACACTACGACCACGCCAAGATAACCCCCCTCTTCCCCTTTGGCCACGGCCTCTCCTACACGACCTTCGAGTACGGCCGTCCCGAGATCTCGACCCGCACGCTGACACCCGACGGCGTCATAAACATCACACTCGCTATCTCAAACATTGGCAGTCGCGCCGGTGCAGAGACGGTGCAGCTGTATGTTCACGATGAGAAGAGCCGGCTGCCAAGGCCGGAGAAGGAGCTCGTGGCGTTTGAAAAGGTGTTCCTCGAAGCAGATGAGACGAGACACATTACCATCAGCCTCGACAAGTACGCTGTCGGGTACTATGACGAGACTGTTCCTGGATGGATCGCCGAGGAGGGTGCCTTCAAGGTGCTCATCGGTGCGTCGAGTGCTGATATAAGGTGAGTTAACTAGATGAAAGTTGAAGATAGGGGCTAATCTGAGCAGGCAATCGACGAAATTTTCCGTCAAGGAGTCGTTCACCTGGGTATTCTAAGGAGCCCAAGTAAACCTTCACAGGCGTCCATTACGCGGCGCAGTTCAAGGCATGCCTCTAGACTGCCTTGTTTCTTTCTCATTCTTCGCATTTGCAACAAGCATCGGTTGCTCCCTAGTTTTCTCCAGAGATTGGATAGGTCGGGACATGATCCCATGAGGTGCACAACGAAACATGACTGTAACCCAGGCTTCAGCGATACAAACTGACGGCTGATGTGCCTCTCGCACTAGCATTTCGGATAGTATGAATACCTATTCCAAAGAACCTCATCAGTGTAGCCATGACCAGATTTTCCAGTCAAGTCAACAAGACGTACTGTAGCTATGCGAACCAGCCAGCACAAGGGGGCACCTCTTGACGCATCCCTTGTTCATACAATCCAAACACTTTTTCCGTCCGTCATTCTGAATACAATAGCCATGCGAACGTAGTCCAATCCTTTCTTGATCTAAACCACGTTAGACAAATCCCTCAAAGTAAAAGACACAAAAACATACCTCATATATAGACATTACACGTGCCGACGTGCTCTCGACCCTTCACGGGTCATACACATCGGCGACGCTCCAGCCGTGTTTGTTCATGCGCCCTTGCATGTCGTAACCGCGCATTCTTTGTCTCTCCGGCTCTCGAAGCATCCTTTCAGTCGCGTTCCTCGcgctccttgccctcgggACTTCGACTCCTGCTCCGGCCTGTCCTCCTACCGCCCGCGCCCCGTCCGCGTCCTGGCTTACCAGGCGGGGGTCGGACGAATGCAAAGTCCACCTGGATGGTCTGCTCGAGGAGCTTTGTCTCGTGCGCGCCGTCAATGGCCGCGCGGGCCTCCTCAAGGGTCGTGTACTCGATCAGCGCGTATCCCTAGACGCATCTCAACATCAGCATCCCATGCATCGCAACGTGTCCTGGCGCAGGCTCACCTTGACGTAACCGCTTCGTCGATCCAGGTTCAAGTGCATGTTCTTGATCTCGCCGTACTCTCCAAAAATATCCTGCAGAGactcctcgtcggcctcctcgTGGACGTTGGTGACGACAATGATCCAGCCCTCGATGGAGCGGACGGCTGTGGCTTTGGCATGGGTCTGCATGTCGGACTCGTTGCGCGCGGGGGGCGGGGGAGACGCCGCGTCGACGTCGACATCCATTTCCACGTCGGCCATTTTGAGGTTGTGATTTGGGGTTGTCGGTCTGTAGGAGGAATTGAGCACGCGTTGAGGTGTGTTATTGCTGTTGTGATGGAGGAGCTCGGGCAGAGTTCAGGCGGGAGGATGAAATTGATATCACGTGACTCTGGACATGGCGCCGTAATGGTTCAATTCATCACGAACTGCACAGTAATCGAAAATGCATCATTAGTCGATAGTTGAGGCACGCATTGTCGCATTCACAAAGGCAACTAGGGGCTATTCATCAAGAGCATCCTCAGGCATTCATTCTGACATGGATGTCATCGGCGTGAGTCACTCGCCGAAATGGCAGCGGGGTTCACAGGGTCTACGAGGTTCGCAGTCATCATCCATTTCCGCCTGTCGGGAATCCTCATCATAGAGCGCCGTAGCATTCACAATCCATGGCCAATTCGTCTGGGCGCGAACAAATGTTTGTTGTATTGACAACCGACACCGGACGCCGAGTAGAGTCGTAGTGCTTCTTCGCCATTCCTTTTTGATTTTGTGCAAGGGGCTCAGCCTATATCGTGCGACCCGACCTAATCCATCTTCCCATTGCTGAGTGAAGCAACCATCGGTGAACGGTTTCTGCAAGCCAACCTCCCAATACCGCAAATCCTGTCCTAGGTAACCAGTCGTTTAAGCGCCGGGGTTGGGGTTCATCTGTCGGCATCGTCAGCGCCCGTGGTTTTGTGGTCCTGTCGAGTCTGCTCACCTTCCGCTTGCCACCAGTCATGGTAACGTTGACGAATCGTCGGGTGTACTTGAGGCGCTTAAGAGCACGGCCCTTGGggaccttggtcttctcctgcttctcAACCTGTAGGACCGGATGGTTAGTGATCGGAGTCGTCGGGATCGATGGAAATTATTCGCGGCGCCGTCGTACCTTAGGAGTCTGAGACTTGACCTTGCCTGCGTTATTGTCAGCGACGTTCTAATCATCAAGGCATCATCGCGAAGAGATGAGGCGGGCGCAACGTACCGGCACGGGCAAGAGATCCGTGAACTTTACCCATTGTGAATGATTtgcttggtggtgatgtggaTGGTGTGTCGTCGAC
This region includes:
- a CDS encoding Beta-glucosidase; its protein translation is MNESNTPSTPDTEYSPPCSPPQKSQHLRDTRSAAKEKLATLSLKEKVSLLTAADFWRTRAIPEKGIPAIKTTDGPNGARGGIFVGGTKAALFPCGISLAATWNKDLLYQVGQHLALEAKARSAEMLLAPTVCMHRHPLGGRNFESFSEDPLLTGKLAAQYIKGLQDRGVAATIKHFVGNEQETNRLTIDSLITERPLRELYLRPFEIAIREANPWAVMSSYNLINGVHADLNKHTLKDILRGEWGYDGTVVSDWGGINSSVESVQAGCDIEFPYSAKWRLDKLITAANEGLIKMEDIDQAAENMLTLVERLKGSDMSPEEPEREDDRKETRELIRAAGHEGLTLLKNDDGILPLCPKSTKVAVIGPNANRAIAGGGGSASLNPYYNTIPLDSIRKVSQKKVTFAQGCYIHKWLPVASEYCTDKSGKPGVNIDWFAGDKFEGSPVVIQRRTNTDLFLWDSAPLQQVGPEWSAIATTYLTPKTTGKHTISFMSVGPGKLYVNGQLVLDLWEWTEEGEAMFDGSVDYLVDVDMEADKAVELRVEMTNELRPISKQKQFGITHKYGGCRIGFKEQDRVDYIQEAVETARAADVAVVIVGVDAEWESEGYDRQTMDLPVDGSQDRLIEAVVKANPRTIVVNQSGSPVHMPWADHVPVIIQGWYQGQEAGNALADVLFGIQNPSGKLPATFPKRIEHTPAWHTWPGENHKVLYGEGLYIGYRHYDHAKITPLFPFGHGLSYTTFEYGRPEISTRTLTPDGVINITLAISNIGSRAGAETVQLYVHDEKSRLPRPEKELVAFEKVFLEADETRHITISLDKYAVGYYDETVPGWIAEEGAFKVLIGASSADIRQSTKFSVKESFTWVF
- a CDS encoding RRM domain-containing protein encodes the protein MADVEMDVDVDAASPPPPARNESDMQTHAKATAVRSIEGWIIVVTNVHEEADEESLQDIFGEYGEIKNMHLNLDRRSGYVKGYALIEYTTLEEARAAIDGAHETKLLEQTIQVDFAFVRPPPGKPGRGRGAGGRRTGRSRSRSPEGKEREERD
- a CDS encoding 40S ribosomal protein S30, whose translation is MGKVHGSLARAGKVKSQTPKVEKQEKTKVPKGRALKRLKYTRRFVNVTMTGGKRKMNPNPGA